The window TCGTCTTTCGATGCAGAAATCGGTATCAATATCTGGCATCGATTTGCGTTCAGGATTGAGGAAGCGTTCAAATAATAACCCGTGGTGCACAGGATCGATATTGGTAATTTGCAGACTATAGGCGACTAGAGAGCCTGCTGCTGAACCTCGACCTGGTCCTACGGGTATATTATGATCTCTGGCGTATTTAATATAGTCCCATACTACCAAAAAATAAGTAGAAAACCCCATTTTTTGCAGCATTTTTAGCTCATATTCTAGTCTTTCTTTATAAACTGGTTCTATTTCGTTGATTGAGTGAGATTTAAGTCTCTGTTGTAATCCACACCAGGCGATTTCTTCGAGATAACTATCAGAGGTATGACCTTGGGGAATGGGATATTCTGGTAAACGAGATTCACCCATGATGTTATAGGGTTGAATCTTATCAGCTACTTCTAGAGTGTTATTAATAGCTATTTCGATAACTTCATCAGGGAGATGATCTCTAAAGAGTTGACGCATTTCTGCTGCGGATTTGAGGTATTCTGTCCCGCTATAGCGTAGGCGTTTGTCTTCACTGATTAGTTTACCTGTTTGGATACATAGTAAGGCGTCATGGGCTTCTACGTCTGCACAAGAGATAAAGTGTGAGTCGTTGGTAGCAACTATACTAATATTGAGTTGACGAGAGAGGTTAAGGATACCTAGATTAACGATGCGGTCTTCTTTTGAACCGTGGTCTTGAATTTCTAGATAGAAGTCTTCCCCGAAGGTTTGCTGATACCATTGGGCTACTTCTTTAGCCCGCTGATAATCTCCAGCCAGAATTGCTTGGGGTATTTCTCCTCCTAAACAGGCGCTAGTGACGATCAGACCTTCTCGGTAGGTTTGTAAGAGTTCTTTGTTAATACAGGGACGAGCAAAAATTCCTTTTCCTTGGACACCTTCTAGGTGGGAGATACTGGTTAGTTTGACGAGGTTGTGATATCCTTGGGTGTTTTTGGCTAAGACGACTTGGTGATATTTGCGGTAGTTTTTCTTTGCTCTGATGTCGCCGTTGATCACGTACATTTCGTTACCGATAATGGGTTTAATCCCTTTGTTGCGACATACTTTGATCAGTTCGATCGCCCCATACATTACCCCGTGATCGGTGAGGGCGATCGCCTTCATTCCCAATTCCATCGCGCGATCGACTAAGGCGGGTAATTGGGATGCCCCGTCTAATAAGCTATAATCACTGTGTATATGTAAACCAATAAATGACATGGTTATTGATTCCAAGCCAGATAGGGTAGTTTTGCTGCTGTAGCGGTTATCGCTGCTACATCGCTGATCAATTGTCCGCAACTATCCCATTTCCCTGTGAAAAGCATTTGTCTGTTTCCTTCGTTGATCGTCACACTAAAACTCTGGTCACCGCATTTAACCGCGGGTATGCTTAGGTCTAATTCTAGGGGGGTTTGGGGTTGTTGTTTTAGTTGATTTTGGATTTGGGTGACTGTTGCTGAGTCTGCTGTCACACAAGGGATACCCATGGCTAGACAGTTACCGAGAAAAATTTCGGCAAAGCTTTCCCCGATGATCGCTGCTATTCCCCATTTAGCTAAGGCTTGGGGGGCGTGTTCTCTCGATGAACCACAACCAAAGTTACCATTTACTACTAGTATGTTTGCGCCTTGATATTGAGGTTGATCGAAGGGGTGAAGTCCGTTAGAGGAGGCGCGATCGTCTTTGAAGACTTGTTCTCCTAATCCGTCAAAGGTTACACAACGTAGGTAACGAGCGGGTATGATGCGATCTGTATCGATATCGTTACCTACTAGGGGTATGCCCTTTCCTGTTATTTTTTTGATTTCACTCATATTAACTCTCTGACGTCGCTTACTTTTCCTGTTACTGCTGCTGCTGCTACCATGGCTGGACTCATTAATAGGGTTCTTCCTGTAGCTGAGCCTTGGCGACCTTTGAAGTTACGATTAGAAGATGAAGCGCTGATCTGATTTCCTTGGAGTTTATCAGGATTCATAGCTAGACACATGGAACAACCTGCTTCTCGCCATTCAAATCCCGCCTCTTGAAAGATGAGATGGAGTCCTTCGGCTTCTGCTGCTTGTTTGACTCTTTCTGAACCTGGTACTACAAAGGCTTTGATACCTGGGGCTACTTTGTGTTCTTTAGCGATTTTAGCTGCTTCTCTCAGGTCACTAAGCCTGCCGTTGGTGCAACTTCCGATAAAACATACGTCTATTTTTGTTCCTTTGATAGGTTGACCTGGATTTAACTGCATATAGTTGTATGCTTCTTGAGCGATCGCTCTTTCGCTTTCGGGTAGTTCTTCTGGTTGGGGTACGCTTTCATCGATGCTGATGGCTTGTCCTGGAGTGATACCCCAAGTTACCGTA of the Gloeocapsa sp. DLM2.Bin57 genome contains:
- the leuD gene encoding 3-isopropylmalate dehydratase small subunit — translated: MSEIKKITGKGIPLVGNDIDTDRIIPARYLRCVTFDGLGEQVFKDDRASSNGLHPFDQPQYQGANILVVNGNFGCGSSREHAPQALAKWGIAAIIGESFAEIFLGNCLAMGIPCVTADSATVTQIQNQLKQQPQTPLELDLSIPAVKCGDQSFSVTINEGNRQMLFTGKWDSCGQLISDVAAITATAAKLPYLAWNQ